A part of Solea solea chromosome 8, fSolSol10.1, whole genome shotgun sequence genomic DNA contains:
- the nkx3-1 gene encoding homeobox protein Nkx-3.1 — protein MSDSVKPLTSFLIEDILSVRDGARFNGKCCSQKMERCLQWKEESENQREELCPGETMTGVETDSLDTSCPSTSESCTFSSSGKQRRSRAAFTHLQVLELEKKFNHQKYLSAPERAHLASTLRLTETQVKIWFQNRRYKTKRKQQMSEFCKEVEKSSDGLREDLVRSSLISSFCRAYQYRPYLWDYSGPWGPTLW, from the exons ATGTCTGACTCGGTCAAACCTCTGACGTCCTTCCTCATCGAGGACATCCTGTCCGTCAGGGACGGCGCGAGGTTTAACGGCAAGTGCTGCTCACAGAAGATGGAGAGATGTTTGCAGTGGAAGGAGGAATCTGAAAACCAGAGGGAGGAACTCTGTCCTGGGGAGACGATGACGGGAGTAGAGACAG ACTCTCTGGACACGTCCTGTCCCAGCACCTCAGAGTCCTGCACTTTTTCCTCCTCGGGGAAACAGAGACGCTCCAGGGCGGCGTTCACACACCTCCAAGTCCTCGAGCTGGAGAAGAAGTTCAACCACCAGAAGTACCTGTCCGCTCCAGAGAGAGCTCACCTGGCCAGCACCTTAAGACTGACCGAGACCCAGGTGAAAATCTGGTTCCAGAACAGGAGGTACAAGACCAAACGGAAGCAGCAGATGTCCGAGTTCTGTAAGGAAGTGGAGAAAAGTTCAGATGGACTCAGGGAGGATTTGGTCCGATCGTCGCTCATCTCGTCCTTCTGCAGAGCGTATCAGTACAGACCGTACCTGTGGGACTACAGTGGCCCCTGGGGGCCCACATTATGGTGA